The following coding sequences are from one Treponema parvum window:
- the recO gene encoding DNA repair protein RecO, which produces MLRNSITDAVVLFVSPSGENNRSVCVFSMELGIIYAILYGGPKSKLKGLVSPFNRGKMYLYRDTVKNSIKITDFDVTNFHQTFRESLFKSWAASLASEIVIKTKCGGSPAECWKIFNGFLDGIELSDEDNGRLGLIRFLWRYLELLGIRPDTSFCARCGKAFFSERETSAAEHGKSNSAEYGSSRVEYSRTEPAELIQTAAIYMPSENGFLCTSCSAPDKGGFRLCKQALHYLTAVSELEPKEVRSLRCTAKAVNEMRDLTFYMIEAAAGLRLKSIESGLGIL; this is translated from the coding sequence ATGCTCCGGAATTCGATCACAGATGCGGTCGTACTTTTTGTATCGCCTTCAGGAGAGAACAACAGAAGCGTCTGCGTCTTTTCCATGGAACTCGGCATAATATATGCGATCTTGTACGGAGGTCCTAAAAGCAAGCTTAAGGGTCTTGTTTCTCCTTTTAACAGGGGAAAGATGTATTTGTATCGCGATACGGTAAAAAATTCGATAAAAATCACCGATTTTGACGTGACAAATTTTCATCAGACGTTTAGAGAAAGTCTATTTAAATCATGGGCGGCGTCTCTTGCGTCTGAAATAGTCATAAAGACAAAATGCGGAGGTTCCCCCGCCGAGTGCTGGAAAATATTCAACGGTTTTTTGGACGGGATCGAATTATCCGATGAAGATAACGGAAGACTGGGCCTTATAAGATTTTTGTGGAGATATCTTGAACTTTTGGGGATAAGACCGGACACTTCTTTTTGCGCCCGATGCGGCAAGGCTTTTTTTTCTGAGCGCGAAACTTCTGCCGCAGAACACGGTAAAAGCAATTCGGCGGAGTACGGCAGCAGCCGGGTGGAATACAGCCGGACGGAACCGGCGGAGCTAATACAAACCGCAGCGATATATATGCCTTCGGAAAACGGCTTTTTATGCACGTCATGTTCCGCGCCCGACAAGGGAGGTTTTCGTCTTTGCAAACAGGCGCTGCATTATCTTACGGCGGTATCGGAGCTTGAACCTAAGGAAGTAAGATCTCTGCGATGCACGGCTAAGGCCGTAAATGAAATGCGCGATCTTACCTTTTATATGATAGAAGCGGCGGCGGGACTTAGGCTTAAGTCCATAGAATCGGGATTGGGGATACTATGA
- a CDS encoding DNA-directed RNA polymerase subunit omega, translating to MLFPLKELVKFSGNIYEMTVATNRRAYQMLRIKDPLIEENDGKVVSLAAQQLFSKKVSYRIDQQY from the coding sequence ATGCTTTTTCCTTTAAAAGAACTTGTAAAATTCAGCGGAAATATATATGAAATGACAGTTGCTACGAACCGCCGCGCATATCAGATGCTCCGCATAAAAGATCCTCTGATAGAAGAAAATGACGGTAAGGTTGTTTCTTTAGCGGCTCAGCAGCTGTTTTCAAAAAAGGTCAGCTATAGAATTGACCAGCAGTACTGA
- the recJ gene encoding single-stranded-DNA-specific exonuclease RecJ, producing the protein MALWNKKPVSKEVIKDLCSRFRIDPVSASIFARRGITEGKDIMYFLENDLRFQHSPFMFKDMEDAVDRILAAKEEGEKVLIFGDRDVDGISSTTILYECLKEMEMDVQWSIPTGDEAYSLSNQVIDAFAAKNGTLIITVDCGITSQEEVAYAAEKYIDVIITDHHNPGENLPEAIILDPKIKDSGYPFRDISGAAVAYKLTQALRFTKSELYKEDICLMNVLPVNEAYTIECIKLRNLAVKDRLFETIIPGTVDISRTKLLPFLNGQQIFVWDERVVKKQLSRIFGNGIEFNLMDLQQEISNLIPSVSGKSLLALKDLSKIAFYSEQPSTEIEGFYNLFVSFVQKKNAKIFPEDVKAEQKDLQLVMLAALADIMPLKNENRIFIKKGLSAINEGQTRPGLNELLALLNMTGKKLTATDISWNVTPVLNAAGRLGQPALAIKLFLAETVKERSVIAEKIIALNNERKRIMAEVMLFAEKAARDSLSKYDNKLCIVIDERIPRGVTGLVAQRLAKELDVPAFTVAFLETGTCVGSVRSARGFNAPVFLSQFDDFFLDYGGHDASAGFNFERSKLEEFLQKLERLSQTIELEKENSKVFEVDAELPAQYMTADVMNIVDNFEPFGMENEPLLFMSKDLKIADVQIMGKTEKQHLKITFDCGKNKWPAMFWGEAQRYHRDFEKEDRLDVLFHITRNLFNGMETPQLILEDLKNSVSKA; encoded by the coding sequence GTGGCACTCTGGAATAAAAAACCCGTTTCAAAAGAAGTTATAAAAGACCTATGTTCCCGATTTAGAATAGATCCGGTGAGCGCTTCGATATTTGCACGGCGCGGTATTACGGAAGGAAAAGACATAATGTATTTCCTTGAAAACGATCTGCGCTTTCAGCACAGCCCGTTCATGTTTAAAGACATGGAAGACGCCGTGGACAGAATCCTCGCCGCAAAAGAAGAAGGCGAAAAAGTTCTGATCTTCGGAGACAGAGACGTAGACGGAATTTCAAGCACCACTATTCTGTACGAATGCCTTAAAGAGATGGAAATGGACGTTCAATGGAGCATTCCTACGGGTGACGAGGCATACAGTCTGAGCAATCAAGTGATCGACGCATTCGCAGCCAAGAACGGAACATTGATCATAACCGTCGATTGCGGAATCACATCGCAAGAAGAAGTCGCCTATGCAGCAGAAAAATATATCGACGTGATCATAACCGATCATCACAATCCCGGAGAAAATCTGCCCGAAGCCATAATTCTTGATCCTAAAATAAAAGATTCGGGTTATCCGTTCCGCGACATTTCCGGCGCGGCAGTGGCTTACAAGCTGACGCAAGCGCTGCGCTTTACAAAAAGCGAACTATATAAAGAAGACATATGTCTGATGAACGTTCTGCCCGTAAACGAAGCCTACACGATAGAATGTATAAAACTCAGGAATCTTGCCGTAAAAGACAGATTGTTTGAAACGATAATTCCCGGAACCGTAGATATTTCCCGCACAAAATTGCTTCCCTTTTTAAACGGCCAGCAGATTTTCGTATGGGATGAAAGAGTCGTAAAAAAACAGCTTTCTAGAATTTTCGGGAACGGAATAGAATTCAACCTTATGGATCTTCAGCAAGAAATTTCCAATCTCATCCCCTCTGTGTCGGGCAAAAGCCTTTTAGCTCTGAAGGATCTGTCAAAAATAGCATTCTATTCGGAACAGCCTTCGACGGAGATCGAAGGGTTTTACAACCTGTTCGTGAGCTTTGTCCAGAAGAAAAACGCAAAAATTTTTCCGGAAGACGTCAAAGCCGAACAGAAAGATCTTCAGCTGGTTATGCTTGCGGCGCTCGCAGACATTATGCCTCTTAAAAACGAAAACCGTATCTTCATAAAAAAAGGCCTTTCCGCCATAAACGAGGGGCAAACCCGCCCCGGGCTGAACGAACTGCTTGCTCTTTTAAATATGACGGGTAAAAAACTCACGGCAACGGATATTTCTTGGAATGTGACGCCCGTTCTTAACGCAGCGGGAAGGCTCGGACAGCCCGCTTTAGCCATAAAGCTTTTTTTAGCCGAAACCGTAAAAGAGAGGTCGGTAATCGCAGAAAAGATCATCGCTTTAAACAACGAACGAAAGAGGATTATGGCGGAAGTCATGTTGTTTGCGGAAAAAGCGGCGCGGGACAGCCTTTCAAAATATGACAACAAACTCTGTATAGTGATCGACGAAAGGATTCCGAGAGGAGTTACGGGTCTCGTGGCGCAGCGTCTGGCAAAGGAATTGGACGTTCCGGCCTTTACGGTCGCTTTTTTGGAAACGGGTACCTGCGTAGGTTCCGTGAGGAGCGCAAGAGGATTTAACGCTCCTGTGTTTTTAAGCCAATTCGACGATTTTTTTCTTGACTACGGCGGCCACGACGCTTCAGCGGGGTTTAACTTTGAAAGATCCAAACTTGAAGAGTTTTTACAAAAACTTGAAAGACTGTCGCAGACAATAGAACTTGAAAAAGAAAACTCAAAGGTCTTTGAAGTCGACGCGGAACTTCCGGCACAGTACATGACTGCGGACGTAATGAATATCGTCGATAACTTTGAACCGTTCGGAATGGAAAACGAACCGCTTTTGTTTATGTCCAAGGATCTCAAAATCGCCGACGTTCAGATCATGGGAAAGACCGAAAAGCAGCACTTAAAAATCACTTTCGACTGCGGGAAAAACAAGTGGCCGGCAATGTTTTGGGGAGAAGCGCAAAGGTACCACAGAGATTTTGAAAAAGAAGACCGCCTTGACGTGCTTTTTCACATCACAAGGAATTTATTTAACGGAATGGAAACCCCGCAGCTTATCTTGGAAGATTTAAAAAATTCGGTTTCAAAAGCATAG
- a CDS encoding thymidine phosphorylase — protein sequence MRVTDIIMKKRGTFVRGSDGTQKTAGNTQLTKEEIKFLIDGYVSSKIPEYQIASWLMAVYFNGMTFEETGALTECMLHSGEVIDLHDREVKGLTGPFVDKHSTGGVGDKISLPLAPIAACCGVQIPMMSGRALGHTGGTLDKLESITGYTTSLSPKKFKELIAKTGFAMTGQNERIVPADKLLYALRDVTATVESVPLITSSILSKKVAEGSDALVFDVKYGSGAFMKSVADAELLASYLVKTAQAMGKKAAAFMTNMNTPLGNKIGNFLEIEETLDCLNGFGPEDVMELTYAFASEMVLFAEKAKTKKEALEMCKDAVASGKALKKFLENIEDQGGDVSRLLEDNGKRRSVHRAEFKAQKDGYLKIDAYMTGLAGVYLGVGRNKTTDKVCAEAGIILHKRECDHVKKGETIMSVYGKDEQCLSPAMELIEKSVSYSEKKVEKAKLIYKEIR from the coding sequence ATGAGAGTTACGGACATTATCATGAAAAAACGCGGAACCTTCGTGCGAGGCTCCGACGGGACGCAAAAAACTGCTGGAAATACTCAGCTTACAAAAGAAGAAATAAAATTTCTTATCGACGGTTATGTAAGCTCCAAAATTCCCGAATATCAGATCGCCTCGTGGCTTATGGCGGTTTATTTTAACGGAATGACTTTCGAAGAAACAGGAGCTTTAACCGAATGTATGCTTCATTCAGGAGAAGTTATAGATTTACACGACCGGGAAGTTAAGGGTCTTACAGGTCCCTTTGTCGACAAGCACTCTACCGGCGGCGTAGGAGATAAAATTTCACTTCCTCTCGCCCCGATCGCAGCCTGCTGCGGTGTTCAAATTCCGATGATGAGCGGAAGAGCTCTTGGACACACGGGCGGAACGCTTGACAAGCTCGAATCCATCACAGGCTATACGACTTCCCTTTCGCCAAAAAAATTCAAAGAACTGATCGCCAAAACGGGTTTTGCCATGACAGGGCAAAACGAACGTATAGTTCCGGCCGATAAGCTCTTATATGCGCTTCGCGACGTAACCGCGACCGTAGAATCCGTTCCCCTTATCACATCGAGCATTCTGTCAAAAAAAGTTGCGGAAGGATCCGACGCTCTCGTCTTCGACGTAAAATACGGTTCCGGAGCGTTCATGAAGTCCGTCGCCGATGCGGAACTTCTTGCCTCGTATCTGGTAAAAACGGCGCAGGCGATGGGTAAAAAGGCTGCGGCTTTTATGACAAACATGAATACTCCGCTCGGAAACAAAATCGGAAATTTCCTTGAAATAGAAGAAACTCTTGACTGCCTTAACGGGTTCGGGCCTGAAGACGTAATGGAACTTACATATGCGTTCGCTTCCGAAATGGTTTTATTTGCCGAAAAGGCGAAAACAAAAAAAGAAGCTCTTGAAATGTGCAAAGACGCGGTAGCGTCAGGCAAGGCTCTTAAAAAATTCCTTGAAAACATAGAAGACCAGGGCGGAGACGTTTCCCGCCTTCTTGAGGACAACGGTAAGCGGCGTTCCGTTCATCGTGCCGAATTTAAGGCGCAAAAAGACGGCTATTTGAAAATCGACGCATATATGACGGGACTCGCAGGCGTGTATCTCGGCGTGGGACGAAATAAAACCACAGATAAGGTATGTGCCGAAGCGGGAATCATTCTTCACAAACGCGAATGCGATCATGTAAAAAAAGGCGAAACAATTATGAGCGTTTACGGCAAAGACGAGCAATGCCTTTCTCCCGCTATGGAGCTTATCGAAAAATCCGTTTCTTATTCCGAAAAAAAAGTTGAAAAAGCAAAACTGATATACAAGGAAATTCGCTAG
- a CDS encoding M23 family metallopeptidase, producing the protein MKTTKILFTFLLILVFSIKNAAAESITTSNDVARKAIYEGENYGINLSYTDKVKPGDAVFIRMKFTAAKGIKKSKDGRSKAKAALSGKKRSVQADFFNIAPSKKSAASAEFFVGLPLSSKAEAGEYTLTVTYSPFGMEIQEFSLPVTVEPKKFTEEAIPLSGKNTQLRQNTSPERMEQIAKLNKIFDTIDENSVYSLEKFILPVSSERRTAGFADRRIYEYSTGKTSETLHNGIDFGVREGTEVLACAEGKIVLAENRITTGFSVVIEHLPGLYSVYYHLSALNVKENQIVKKGERIGLSGATGMVTGPHLHWEIRLNSIAVNPDIFLQNFSLEGKN; encoded by the coding sequence ATGAAAACGACTAAGATCTTATTTACATTTTTACTGATTCTTGTATTTTCGATAAAAAATGCGGCGGCCGAAAGCATTACGACTAGCAACGACGTAGCGCGCAAGGCGATATATGAAGGAGAAAACTACGGCATAAACCTGTCGTACACGGATAAGGTAAAACCGGGAGACGCCGTTTTTATCCGCATGAAATTTACAGCCGCAAAAGGAATTAAAAAATCGAAGGACGGAAGATCAAAGGCAAAAGCGGCTTTATCGGGCAAAAAAAGATCCGTACAGGCGGATTTTTTCAATATAGCTCCCTCAAAAAAAAGCGCCGCCAGCGCGGAATTTTTTGTAGGACTTCCGCTTTCATCAAAGGCGGAAGCGGGAGAATACACGCTTACCGTAACTTATTCTCCGTTCGGCATGGAAATACAGGAGTTTTCCCTGCCGGTAACGGTGGAACCAAAAAAATTTACGGAAGAAGCGATTCCTCTGTCGGGAAAAAACACACAGCTTAGGCAGAACACTTCGCCTGAGAGAATGGAACAGATAGCAAAACTCAATAAGATCTTCGATACTATTGACGAAAATTCCGTATACTCCCTTGAAAAATTTATTTTGCCTGTAAGTTCCGAGCGAAGGACGGCAGGCTTCGCCGACAGGCGCATTTATGAGTATTCTACCGGTAAGACGTCAGAAACGCTTCATAACGGGATAGACTTCGGCGTGCGCGAGGGGACGGAAGTTCTGGCCTGTGCGGAAGGGAAAATAGTCCTTGCGGAGAACAGGATAACCACAGGATTCAGCGTAGTAATAGAGCATCTTCCAGGTCTTTACAGCGTATACTATCACTTAAGCGCTTTAAACGTAAAAGAAAATCAAATCGTAAAAAAAGGCGAAAGAATCGGCCTTTCAGGGGCTACGGGAATGGTCACAGGGCCTCATCTGCACTGGGAAATAAGGCTTAATTCCATAGCGGTTAATCCCGATATTTTTTTGCAGAATTTTTCCTTAGAGGGGAAAAATTAA
- a CDS encoding FAD-dependent oxidoreductase — MKLSDNRVLSKIAVLSVCSAMMLSLAVGCSSGSKVKWDYQADVVIVGAGGAGLPAGLKAIEDGASVLFVETNWDVGGHAAVSEGQLHSGASTVSQKEWGIEDSADLYYYDHTRGQAVDSRYNETSQVRSVANSMAKAYDFILKNGVKILEIEPMVRNYYRDGGSDPDSVGRMTYSDSGEWKNEYTGTTAAGVAVTRPLEKSVREKGAKFLLNYHMDKIYRENGQSGKVLGVQAHYTPHVLPGENTPLKSLMSDGNIDSTKETLNIKANKAVIIATGGSTGNVQFRTMFDPRLGPEYDGLGGMPFSDQDASGEIAAMEIGAALMSLSSYQMSEGGAQMKAPNRIGCQYGYGRGFMKDSKLWKLSRATGIEMDLNSMIVVNMLGQRFANEDDYRGVFPGPEYQRFLNSAATSVFIDADGDGNAECYGGPVWAIVDDAAAKRNDWVMEQGVLDFEGGYAFKADTIEELAQKVVNKYYENIKMDPKILADTVSRYNSFVAAGKDSDWGKTTLQNQIKTGPFYALWAVSNIHDTLAGLRVDDKMQVVDLHGKLIPNLFCAGESAGGMRVHGLGRVITAGYIAGRSAASVDKDGFATASTALDPAFAGAETNYKTKTDKASYFALRGSTRATKTHSEKEAELAAIAAGQKTTAASGSIFNYTSMSGAANNTFTGASDKGMGGTVRVQITVKGGKMTDIKVIKHSETPGIGPEAIAKLTEQALQKQSAELDTVSGATMTSTAFKEALATAMKKAGLAK, encoded by the coding sequence ATGAAATTATCGGACAATCGCGTTTTGTCGAAAATTGCGGTTTTATCTGTGTGCTCAGCCATGATGCTCTCATTGGCTGTGGGCTGCAGCAGCGGCTCGAAAGTTAAATGGGATTATCAGGCAGACGTCGTCATCGTCGGTGCCGGCGGCGCGGGTTTGCCCGCCGGTCTCAAAGCTATCGAAGACGGCGCATCGGTTTTGTTTGTAGAAACAAACTGGGATGTCGGCGGGCACGCGGCGGTCAGCGAAGGTCAGCTTCACTCCGGCGCCAGCACGGTTTCGCAAAAGGAATGGGGTATCGAAGATTCGGCCGACCTGTATTACTACGATCATACCAGAGGCCAAGCGGTAGATTCGCGCTATAACGAAACGTCTCAAGTACGCTCCGTCGCGAACAGCATGGCAAAAGCTTACGACTTTATCTTAAAGAACGGCGTTAAAATTTTGGAAATCGAACCGATGGTTCGCAACTACTACCGCGACGGCGGATCGGATCCGGACAGCGTCGGACGCATGACGTACTCCGACAGCGGCGAATGGAAAAACGAATACACAGGCACGACGGCCGCAGGCGTTGCGGTTACCCGCCCGCTTGAAAAATCCGTCCGCGAAAAGGGCGCAAAATTCCTTTTGAACTATCACATGGACAAAATCTACCGTGAAAACGGTCAGTCGGGAAAAGTGCTCGGCGTGCAGGCGCACTATACGCCCCACGTACTTCCGGGCGAAAACACACCGCTTAAGAGTCTTATGTCCGACGGCAATATCGACAGCACCAAAGAAACGCTGAACATCAAAGCCAACAAAGCCGTTATCATAGCGACCGGCGGTTCGACCGGCAACGTGCAGTTCCGCACGATGTTCGATCCGCGCCTCGGCCCCGAATACGACGGCTTGGGCGGTATGCCCTTCTCCGATCAGGATGCATCGGGTGAAATCGCCGCAATGGAAATCGGCGCGGCTCTTATGTCGCTTTCGTCCTATCAGATGTCCGAAGGCGGCGCGCAGATGAAAGCGCCGAACCGCATCGGCTGTCAGTACGGCTACGGCCGCGGCTTTATGAAAGACAGCAAACTCTGGAAACTCTCGAGAGCTACCGGCATTGAAATGGATCTCAACAGCATGATTGTGGTCAACATGCTCGGTCAGCGCTTTGCCAACGAAGACGATTACCGCGGCGTATTCCCTGGTCCAGAATATCAGCGCTTTTTGAACAGCGCCGCAACGAGCGTGTTTATCGACGCGGACGGTGACGGAAACGCCGAATGCTACGGCGGCCCGGTATGGGCGATCGTCGACGACGCAGCTGCAAAACGCAACGACTGGGTTATGGAACAGGGCGTTCTCGATTTTGAAGGCGGCTATGCGTTCAAAGCGGACACGATTGAAGAACTCGCACAAAAAGTCGTCAACAAATACTACGAAAACATCAAAATGGATCCCAAAATCCTCGCCGACACGGTCAGCCGCTACAATTCGTTTGTCGCGGCGGGCAAAGACAGCGATTGGGGAAAAACCACGCTTCAAAACCAAATCAAAACAGGTCCGTTCTACGCGCTGTGGGCGGTGTCGAACATTCACGATACGCTCGCCGGTTTGCGCGTCGACGACAAAATGCAGGTTGTCGACTTGCACGGAAAACTCATTCCGAACCTCTTCTGTGCGGGCGAATCCGCCGGCGGTATGAGAGTGCACGGACTTGGCCGCGTCATCACGGCAGGTTATATCGCAGGACGTTCGGCCGCGTCCGTAGATAAAGACGGATTTGCAACGGCAAGCACGGCGCTCGATCCCGCATTTGCCGGAGCCGAAACGAACTACAAGACAAAGACCGACAAAGCTTCGTACTTTGCGCTCCGCGGTTCAACGCGTGCAACGAAAACGCATTCCGAAAAAGAAGCCGAATTGGCGGCAATCGCAGCCGGTCAAAAAACGACCGCCGCATCCGGTTCCATCTTCAACTATACGAGTATGTCGGGAGCCGCGAACAACACCTTTACGGGCGCATCCGACAAGGGTATGGGCGGAACCGTTCGCGTACAGATTACCGTTAAAGGCGGCAAGATGACGGACATCAAAGTGATCAAACACTCCGAAACCCCCGGCATCGGCCCCGAAGCGATCGCGAAGCTGACCGAGCAGGCGCTGCAGAAACAGAGTGCAGAGCTCGACACGGTTTCCGGCGCAACCATGACGTCTACGGCGTTCAAAGAAGCGCTCGCAACGGCTATGAAAAAAGCCGGTTTAGCAAAATAA